GGAATTCCTCCATAAAGGTGAGTTTCCATGACAGTTCGGGTGCCCAGGATGCCGACCTTTTTGAAATTTCTCTGTTGAATAGCAGCGGCAACAACCGGAATCAACTTTAAGATCGGAAGAGGCGAGATGGCCTCTAATTCCCGTACGCAAAATTGCCCGCTCATTGACGTAACGGCTACCGCTTGCGCGCCCGCCACCGCCAAACGTCGAATCAGTGACGCGAAGATCTCGGCTTGTTGCTGAGCGGCACCTGCTGCAAGGTTTTGAACCAGTTCCCGCGTGTCGGCGTGGGCGATCGTAAGATCCAACTTTGTGCCTGCACTGATGTTTCGCGATATGAGTCCGCGATGGTAGTAATCGGTTGCCGCGGGTCCAATACCGCCGATAAGCCCAATGTGCATAAAGGTACCTTTTGAGTAAATGCCAAGTGCCATTCCGCTATCACAACGTTTCACGCAGATTCAATACCGTGATCATTCCTACATGCTGGCCGCGCCACCGCTGATCTGGTAGCAATCGCTTTGCGCCTTGAAAGCTCTCTCGGCTTGAACGGTCGGACACTGGTAGCACCTGTAGTTCCCGTAAGGCGCACGCTCGCGAGCACACCGTATGCTCCGCCTAACGAAGGATTCCCTGAAAGTCATACCAACTACTCTGGTTGGGGATTACATCCGGGTATAGAACGATTGTGCGGGGCGCCTGTCGATGGCATGTTACGGGCTATAGATTCGGTATTGAGGGCTCATCGCACGCGTTCGAATGGCGACTCTTCGGGCCAACTGAAAATGGTTGAACATGTCCAGGAATGAGGCGGAGTCGAGCAGCCGTCGAGCCGCTGTGGCACCGCCCTTGAGCAAGAACGACACGACCCCGCCGCCGGCCGACATCTGGCGGGATGCAACCTCAAAATCCGGATGGGACGCCAGCAATGGATAAGAGACCGACTTCACGGCAGGTGAGTTCTGCAGCAATTCGGCTGTCAC
This genomic interval from Pirellulales bacterium contains the following:
- a CDS encoding aspartate/glutamate racemase family protein; this translates as MALGIYSKGTFMHIGLIGGIGPAATDYYHRGLISRNISAGTKLDLTIAHADTRELVQNLAAGAAQQQAEIFASLIRRLAVAGAQAVAVTSMSGQFCVRELEAISPLPILKLIPVVAAAIQQRNFKKVGILGTRTVMETHLYGGIPATVEFILPEGEGLDQVHKAYVDMAISGRITDAQREVFFSVGRSLCQSRGADAVILGGTDLFLAFEGHDYGFPVLDCGGVHIDAIYRYSVGKS